The following DNA comes from Streptomyces pristinaespiralis.
AGCCGCAGGCTGTTGAACACCACAAAAACGGACGAAAAGGCCATCGCAAAACCTGCGATCATGGGGTTGAGCAGGCCGGATGCCGCCAGCGGCAGTGCCGCCACGTTGTAGCCAAAGGCCCAGTAAAGATTGCCTTTGATCGTGGCCAGAGTCCGCCGTGCGAGACGGATCGCGTCAGCCGCGACACGCAGGTCACCCCTCACGAGAGTGAGGTCTCCCGCCTCGATCGCCACATCCGTCCCGGTGCCCATCGCCAGGCCCAGATCCGCCGTCGCCAGCGCGGCCGCGTCGTTCACGCCGTCGCCGACCATCGCCACCGTGCGGCCCTGTGCCTGGAGCCGTTCGACCAGGCTCACCTTCTCCTCGGGCACGACCTCCGCGTACACCTCCGTCACGCCCACCTCGGCCGCCACCTTTTCGGCCACGGCCCTGGTGTCGCCCGTCAGCAGGACGGGGGCGAGGCCGAGCGCCCGCAGCTCCCGTACCGCCTCGGCGCTGGTGTCCTTGACCGCGTCGGCGACGGTCAGGACGCCGAGAGCCTTGCCGTCCCGCGCGGCGAACACGGCGGTGAGACCGCCGGCGCCGGCCGCCGTGCGCAGAAGCTCCTCGGGCAGTTCGACCCCGGCCTCCTCCAGCAGCCGTGCGCGGCCGGCCAGCACCTCGTGGCCCTCGACGACGCCGCGCACACCGAGGCCCGGCATGTTCACGAAGTCCTCGGTGGCGGGCAGCGGGCCCTGCACGCGCGCCGCCGCGCCCTCGGCAACCGCCCGTGCGACGGGATGCTCGGAGGCCTGCTCCAGCGCGCCCGCCAGCCGCAGCAGTTCCGTGGCGTCGGCGGTCTCCGCCGGGTGCACGCCCTGGAGGGTCATCCGGCCCGTCGTGACGGTCCCGGTCTTGTCCAGGACGACGGTGTCGACCCTGCGGGTGGACTCCAGTACCTCGGGCCCCTTGATGAGGATCCCCAGCTGCGCGCCCCGTCCGGTGCCCACCATCAGCGCGGTCGGCGTGGCGAGGCCCAGGGCGCACGGACACGCGATGATCAGCACGGCCACGGCGGCGGTGAAGGCGGCCGTCGCGTCACCGGTCGCGCCCAGCCACGCGCCGAGGGTGGCGGCGGCGATCAGCAGGACGACGGGTACGAAGACCGCCGAGATCCGGTCGGCGAGCCGCTGCACCTGCGCCTTGCCGTTCTGGGCGTCCTCCACGAGCTTCGCCATGCGGGCGAGCCGGGTGTCCGCGCCGACGGAGGTGGCCTCGACGACCAGCCGGCCGGCGGTGTTGAGGGTCGCGCCGGTGACGGGCTCGCCCGGCCACACGTCGACCGGTACGGACTCGCCGCTGAGCATCGAGGCATCGACGGCGGAGGCGCCCTCCACGACGACGCCGTCCGTGGCGATCTTCTCCCCGGGCCTCACGACGAACCGGTCACCGACGGCGAGGCGGTCAACCGGTACACGTACCTCCGTGCCGTCCCGCAGGACGGCCACGTCCTTGGCGCCCATGTCCATCAGGGCCCGCAGCGCCGCGCCCGACTGCCGCTTGGAGCGGGCCTCGAGGTAACGGCCGAGCAGGATGAAGACGGTCACGCCGGCGGCGACCTCGAGGTAGATCACCGAGGCGCCGTCCGTGCGGCCCGCCGTGAGGTCGAAGCCGTGGCGCATGCCGGGCATGCCCGCGGTGCCGAAGAACAGCGCCCACAGCGACCAGCCGAAGGCGGCCAGCGTGCCGGTGGACACCAGCGTGTCCATGGTGGCGGCGCCGTGCCGCAGATTGGTCCACGAGGCCCGGTGGAAGGGCAGGGCGCCCCAGACCACCACGGGCGCGGCGAGGGTCAGTGAGAGCCACTGCCAGTTGTCGAACTGGAGCGGGCCGATCATCGACAGCAGTACGACCGGTGCCGCGAGCAGCGCCGAGACGACGAGCCGTCGCCGCAGGGCGTCCTGCTCGGGGGCGGGGCCCGGGCCGGCCTCCGCGGCGGCGGGTTGCGCCGGGTCCGGCGCGGGAGCGGGCGGCGGCGGTTCCTCGGCGGTGTAGCCGGTCTTCACCACGGTCGCGATCAGGTCCGCGACCTCCGTGCCCGCCGGGTACGAGACGCGCGCCTTCTCGGTGGCGTAGTTGACCGTGGCGGTGACGCCGTCCATGCGGTTCAGCTTCTTCTCGACGCGAGCCGCGCAGGACGCACAGGTCATGCCGCCGATGGTGAGCTCCACCTCGGATGTTTCCACGCTCAGCACTCCACGCACTCGACCGGGCCGTACCCCACCAGTATCCGGCCCGGCCGGATACTGGTGGGGTACGGCCCGGCCCTGACGGCGCCGGGAAGGCGGTGGGCGCTCAGGCCCGGCCCACCAGCTCGTAGCCGGCCTCGTCGACGGCGGCGCGTACGGCGGCCTCGTCCAGCGGGGCCTTGGAGACCACGGTGACCTGGCCGGTGGCGGCGACGGCCGTCACGGAGCTGACGCCGGGGAGCTCGGAGATCTCGCTGCTGACGGCGCCTTCGCAGTGGCCGCACGTCATGCCGGTGACCTGGTAGACCGTGGTGATGCCGTCGGTCTGCGCGTCCGTGGCGGCGTCGTGGCAGGAGCCGGTGGACGAGCAGCAGGAGCCGGTCGCCGCGGTGTCCACGATTTCGAGGCCGGCCTTCGTCTCGGCGGTCATGTGGTTCTCCTCTTCCGGTGGTTCGACGCATGCGCGGGTGCGTGCGTACGGACATGGTGCGCCAGGGGCTGGGGTGGATGTCGCATCCCCCGGCGTCATGACATCCACTATACCCCTAGGGGGTATCTATGGGTAGCGCCGCGCGGTGAAGGGGGTGCGAGACCGCGAAAGTGTGTGGTCCGCCGCACGGCGAAGGGGTGCGAGGCCCGCGAAAGCGTGTGGTCCGCCGCACGGGAACGGCCCCGCACCGTCACCGGTGCGGGGCCGTGATTCTCCTGCCGCGGCGCCTCTCACTCTCTGCGGCCCCTGTTGCCGGGCCGGTTGGCCACCCAGCGGCGGACCGTGTCCGCGTACCAGTACGGCTTTCCGGCCTCCACGTGGTCGGGCGGCGGCAGCAGGCCGTGCTTGCGGTAAGAGCGGACGGTGTCCGGCTGCACCTTGATGTGCGCGGCGATGTCCTTGTAGGACCAGAGCCTTCTGTCCGTCATGTGGTACCTCCCTGCGTGCGCAGCAGAGGCGGTCGGTATGCCGTCGGGGGAGCTGCCGCGCGGACGCTGGCGATCACTGAGCCTGTGCCCGTTGAACGACGCGAAGTGGCAGAGCGGGTACACCTGTTGACGGTCTGTGACGTAAGGCGTGCGTAATGGAGACAAGTGTGATGCGCGGGAGACAACGGTGACAGAGGTGATGCGGAGTGTCAGACGCCGCAGGAGCGGAGGAAACCGCGTGTGCGTTCGGCGATCGGGAACGGTTTGTCCGGCGGACACGGATACATGTCCTGCTCGACGATGGCGAAGAGGTCGACGCCCAGCGACTGCGCGGCGGTCAGTACCGGTTCGAGGGCGGGCACCCCGGCCGGCGGCTCGCACATCACCCCGCGGCCGACCGCGGGTCCGAAGGGCACCTCCTCGGCGACGACCCGGGCCAGGACGGCCGGATCCACCTGCTTGAGATGGAGGTAGCCGATCCGCTCCCCGTAGGTCTCGATGAGCTTGACGCTGTCGCCGCCGCAGTAGGCGTAGTGACCGGTGTCCAGGCAGAGCGAGACCCGGTCGGGGTCGGTGGCGTCGAGGAAACGCGTGACGTTCTCCTCGGTGTCGATATGGGTGTCCGCGTGCGGGTGGACGACGATCCGCAGGCCGTAGCGTTCACGCACCTCGTGGCCGAGCCGTTCGGTCTGCGACGTCAGATCGCGCCACTGCTGCGGAGTCAGCGTGCGGTCCTCGAGCACCCGGCCCGTCTTGTCGTCGCGCCAGAAGGACGGGATCACGACCAGGTGCGAAGCGCCCATGGCCTGGGTGAGCGCCGCGATGTCGGACACATGGGCCCAGGTCTCGTCCCACACGGCCGGACCGCGGTGCAGCCCCGTGAAGACGGTCCCGGCCGAGACCTTGAGGCCGCGCCGCCGCGTCTCCTCCGCCAGGCGGGCAGGGTCCGTCGGCAGATAGCCGTAAGGGCCGAGCTCGATCCACTCGTAACCGGCGTCGGCCACCTCGTCCAGGAAGCGCTGCCAGGGGACCTGCCGGGGATCGTCGGGGAACCACACCCCCCAGGAGTCGGGGGCCGAGCCGACCCGGATGCGGTTCAGGGCGGGGACGGATGAGGTCATGCCGGCCAGCTTTCCGGCCGCCGGAGAAAGGTGTCAAGACTTGGTCCGAATGTAAGGACAAAATGTTGACAGGGTTCGCGGGAGAGGGCTAGACCTGACTCACGCCGGCGGTTCGAACCGAAGGGACGCGCATGCCTCAGCCGTATGACGTGATCACGATGGGCCGGATCGGGGTCGACCTCTATCCGCTGCGCGCCGGGGTCCCGTTGGCGCAGGTCGACACGTTCGGCAAGTTCCTCGGCGGTTCGGCGGCGAACGTCGCCGTCGCCGCGGCCAGGCTGGGCCGGCGGACCGCGCTGATCACCCGGACCGGACAGGACGCCTTCGGTGAGTATCTGCACCAGGCGCTGCGGGAGTTCGGCGTGGACGACCGGTGGGTCGCACCGGTGGGTCGGTACCCGACGCCGGTCACCTTCTGCGAGATCTTCCCGCCGGACCACTTCCCCCTCTACTTCTACCGGCAGCCGAAGGCGCCCGATCTGGAGATCCGGGAGAGCGAGTTGGACCTGGAGCAGATCCGTGCCGCGCGGGTCTTCTGGGTGACCGGCACGGGGCTGTGCGCGGAGCCCAGCCGGTCCGCGACGCTCGCCGCGCTCGAGCACCGGGCCCGCTCGGGGACGACCGTGTTCGACCTCGACTGGCGGCCCATGTTCTGGCCGGACCAGGACCCGGACGAGGCGCGGCCCCACTACGCGCGGGCCCTGGCCCACGCCACCGTCGCCGTCGGCAATCTCGAGGAGTGCGAGGTCGCCACCGGCGAGCACGAGCCGGACGCCGCCGCGCGGGCGCTGCTCGCGGCCGGCGTCGAACTCGCCGTCGTCAAACAGGGCCCCAAAGGCGTACTCGCCCTGCACCGCGACGGCACCCGGGCCGAGGTTCCGCCCGTGCCGGTCGACGTCGTCAACGGCCTCGGCGCCGGTGACGCGTTCGGCGGGGCGCTGTGCCACGGTCTGCTCGCCGGACGGGAGTTGGAGCAGACGATGCGCTACGCCAACGCGGCGGGGGCGATCGCCGCGGCCCGGCTCGCCTGCTCGACGGCGATGCCGTACGCGCACGAGGTGGAGACCGTCCTCGCGGGCGGCCCGCCCCCACCGGACCCCAGTCCACCCCCGGCCCCCGGCCCACCCCCGGCCCTCGGCCCACCCCCGGCCCCCGGCCCACCCCCGGCCCCACCGGGCAGCGCCCCCGCCCCGCCCGGCGCGAGCCGGCCGGCGCCCCGTCCGGCCCCGCCGAAGACCGTCCGGGGCGAGGCGCGCGGAGAGCCCTCATGAGCCGCGTCGACATCGCCGAGCTCGTCGGCATCCGCACCCGCCACCCGGAAGCCGTCGCCGAGGCGGCCGTCCGCAGGCGGCGGCGGCCCGCGCTCCTCGGCGCCGGCGGACGGCTGATGATCATCGCCGCCGACCATCCCGCCCGCGGGGCCCTCGCCGTCGGCGACCGCCGCCTCGCCATGGCCAACCGTCTCGACCTGCTGGAGCGGCTCTGTCTCGCGCTGTCCCGGCCCGGCGTCGACGGCGTCCTCGCCACCGCCGACATCCTCGACGACCTGCTGCTCCTCGGCGCCCTCGACGACAAGGTCGTCATGGGGTCCATGAACCGCGGGGGCCTGGCAGGCGCCGCCTTCGAACTCGACGACAGGTTCACCGGGCACCGCGCGCGCGACCTCGAACGGCTCGGCTTCGACGCGGGCAAGCTGCTGCTCCGTATCGACTACGACGACCCGGCCTCCCTCGACACTCTGGACGCCGCCGCCCGCGCCGTCGACGAGATGGCCGAGCGTCGGCTTCCCGTCTTCATAGAGCCGTTCATCTGTCACCGCACCGACGGCCGGCTCCGCAACGATCTCAGCGCCGAGGCCGTCACCCTGTCCATCGCCATCGCCTCCGGGCTGGCCGGCACCTCCGCGTACAGCTGGCTGAAGGTGCCCGTCACCGACGACCCCGACGACATGCGGACGGTGCTGGAGACCTCCACCCTGCCGGCGGTGCTGCTCGGCGGCGAGATAGGCGACGACCAGGAGGGTGCCTACGAGAAATGGCGCGGCGCGCTGCAACTGCCCACGGTGCAGGGACTCGTGGTGGGCCGCTCACTGCTCTATCCGGTCGACGGCGACGTCGCGGGCGCGGTCGACACGGCCGTCGGACTGCTCTAGGGGGTACGCACAAGGCATGGACGACAACAGCAGGCAGCAGCGTCTCCACCTCCCGGCGGGCAGCGCCGCGCGCGCCCCGTACGCCCTGAGCATCGGACCCGACCAGGCCGGCTGGGAGTACTCCGCCCTGCGGGTGCTCGAGCTCCCGCCGGGCGGGTCGCATCTTCTGACCGCCGGGGACAGCGAGTGGATCGTGCTGCCGCTCACCGGCGGTTGTACGGTGCAGACGCAAGGCGAGACCTTCGAACTGCACGGGCGGAAAAGCGTGTTCGGCGCGGTGAGCGACTTCGCCTATGTGCCGCGTGACGCCCGTGCCCAGATCGCCTCCGGCGCGGGAGGCCGCTTCGCCCTGGCAGGAGCGAGGTGCGAGCGCCGACTCCCCGCTCGCTACGGCCCCGCGCCGGAGGTACCCGTCGAGGCCCGCGGCAGTGGCAGCCAGGCCCGAGAGGTCCACAACTTCGCGGCGGCGGACGCCTTCGAGTGCGACCGCCTGATCGCCGTCGAAGTGCTCACCCCCGGTGGCAACTGGTCCTCCTACCCGCCGCACAAACACGACGAGCACCGGCCGGGTGAGGAGAGCGAGCTCGAGGAGATCTACTACTTCGAGATCGAGGACGACGGCCTCGGCTACCAGCGCGTCTCCCCGTCCCGGCCGGGCGGCGCCGACCTTCTCGCGGAGGTCCGCAGCGGTGACGCGGTCCTCGTCCCCGACGGCTGGCACGGCCCGTCCGTCGCGGAGCCCGGGCACACCATGTACTACCTCAATGTGATGGCGGGCCCCGGCGACGACCGCCAGTGGCTGATCCGCTTCCACCCCGACCGCACGGAGGGCTACCGGTGACCACCCGACGGCTGACCACGGCCCAGGCCCTCGTCGCGTTCCTCGCCCGCCAGTACACCGAGCGCGACGGCCGCCGCCACCGGCTCATCGGCGCCACATGGGGCATCTTCGGCCACGGGAACGTGGCGGGCGTGGGCCAGGCACTGCTCGAGGCCCAGAGCGACATGCCCTATCTCCAGGGCCGCAACGAACAGGCCATGGTCCATGCGGCCGTCGGCCACGCCCGCCAGTCGCGCCGGCTCTCCGCGCAGGCCGTCACCACGTCCATCGGCCCCGGCGCCACCAATCTGGTCACCGGCGCGGCGCTGGCCACCATCAACCACCTTCCCGTCCTGCTGCTCCCCGGCGACACCTTCGCCACCCGGCCCGCCGACCCGGTCCTCCAGCAGCTCGAAGTGCCCTACGCCGGCGACGTGTCGGTCAACGACTGCCTGCGGCCCGTCTCCCGCTGGTTCGACCGGATCGTCCGCCCGGAGGCGCTGGTGCCCGCCGCGCTCCAGGCCGTGCGGGTCCTGACCGACCCCGCGCAGACCGGCGCGGTCACGCTCGCGCTTCCGCAGGACGTGCAGGCGGAGGCGTACGACTGGCCCGAGGAGTTCTTCACCGAGCGGACCTGGCGGATCCGCCGGCCGCGTCCCGACGCCGAGGCACTGGCGGAGGCGGCGAGGGCCCTGCGCTCCGCCCGCCGGCCGCTGCTCGTCGCGGGCGGCGGCGTGCACCATTCGGAGGCGGAGGAGGCGCTGCGGGCGTTCGCCGAGGCGACCGGCGTCCCGGTCGCCTCCACCCAGGCCGGCAAGGGATCGCTGCCGTACGACCACCCGTGCGACATCGGCGGCATCGGTCACACCGGCACCGCCACGGCCGACGACCTCGCCCGCACCGCGGACCTCGTGATCGGCGTCGGCACGCGCTGGTCCGACTTCACCACCGCCTCCTCGACGCTGTTCCGAAACGAGGCGGTCCGCTTCGTCAACCTCAACATCACCGCCTTCGACGCCCACAAGTTGGCCGGCCTCTCGGTCGTCGCCGACGCCCGCGCCGGCCTCGAGGAGCTCACGGCGGCGCTCGGGGACCACCGCGTCGACGCCGGGTACCGGGCGGAGTACACATCGGCGAAGAAGGCCTGGGAGGAGCGGGTCACCGCGGCCTTCACCGCCTCCGACCCCGACGCCGCCCCCACCCAGGCGCAGGTCCTCGGCGCGCTCGACGCGCTGGTGACCGGCGACGACATCCTCATCAACGCCGCCGGCTCCCTCCCGGGCGACCTGCACAAACTGTGGCGCAGCCGGTCCGCCGACCAGTACCACGTCGAGTACGGCTACTCCTGCATGGGCTACGAGATCCCCGCAGCCATCGGCGTCGCCATGGCGGCCCCCGGCCGGCCCGTGTGGGCGCTCGTCGGCGACGGCACGTACCTCATGAACCCGACCGAGATCGTCACCGCGGTCCAGGAGGGCGTCCCCATCCGGATGGTCATCCTCCAGAACCATGGGTACGCCTCCATCGGCGGCCTCTCCGAGTCGGTGGGGGCGGAGCGCTATGGCACCGCCTACCGTCACCGGGCCGCCGACCGGTCCTTCACCGGCCCGCCGCTGCCCGTCGACCTCGCCGCCAACGCCGAGTCCCTCGGGATGCGGGTGATCCGCGCCCGCAGCGTGCGTGACCTGCGTGAAGCCCTGGCCGAGGCTCGCGCGGCCGACGTGCCCACATGTGTCTACGTGGAGACCGCAACGGCAGACACTGTGTCGGGCCCGCCCGGCGCACAGGCGTGGTGGGATGTTCCTGTGGCCGAGACCGCGACCCGCCCGTCGGCGGTGAAGGCCCGTGAGGAGTACGACCGGCAGGCCGCCGCCCGACGCCGCCATCTCTGAAGGAGCTTTTCGTCATGACGAAGACCGTCAACCACTGGATCGGTGGCAAGACCGTCGAAGGTGCGTCGGGGAACTGGGGCCCGGTCACCGACCCGGCGACGGGAGCCGTCACCACGCGGGTCGCCCTGGCCTCCGCCGACGAGGTCGGCGCGGCCGTGGCCGCGGCCCGGGAGGCGTACACGACGTGGGGCACCTCGTCCCTGGCGCAGCGCACCGCGGTCCTCTTCCGCTACCGCGCCCTGCTCGACGCGCACCGCGACGACATCGCGGCCCTGATCACCGCCGAGCACGGCAAGGTGCACTCGGACGCGCTCGGTGAGGTCGCCCGTGGCCTGGAGATCGTGGAGCTGGCCTGCGGTATCACCACCCAGCTCAAGGGCGAGCTGTCGACCCAGGTCTCCAACCGGGTCGACGTGTCCTCGATCCGCCAGCCCCTCGGTGTCGTCGCCGGCATCACCCCCTTCAACTTCCCGGCGATGGTGCCGATGTGGATGTTCCCGCTGGCCATCGCCTGCGGAAACACCTTCGTCCTCAAGCCCAGCGAGAAGGACCCCTCTGCCGCCAACCTGCTCGCCGAGCTGGCCGCACAGGCCGGTCTGCCCGACGGCGTGCTGAACGTCGTGCACGGCGACAAGGTGGCCGTCGACGCGCTGCTCGCCCACCCGGACGTGGCCGCGGTCTCGTTCGTCGGCTCCACCCCGATCGCCCGCTACATCCACACCACCGCCTCCGCCAACGGCAAGCGCGTGCAGGCCCTGGGCGGTGCCAAGAACCACATGCTCGTCCTGCCGGACGCCGACCTCGACGCCGCCGCGGACGCCGCGGTGTCGGCGGCGTACGGCTCGGCGGGCGAGCGCTGCATGGCGATCTCCGCGGTCGTCGCCGTCGGCGCGATCGGTGACGAGCTGGTGGACAAGATCCGCGAGCGCGCCGAGAAGATCAAGATCGGCCCCGGCGACGACCCGGCCTCCGAGATGGGCCCGCTGATCACCGCGGCCCACCGCGACAAGGTCGCCTCCTACGTCACCGGCGCGGCCGCCCAGGGCGCGGAGGTCGTCCTCGACGGGACCGGCTACTCGGTCGACGGCTTCGAGGACGGCCACTGGATCGGGCTGTCCCTGCTCGACAAGGTCTCCACGGACTGTGACGCCTACCGCGACGAGATCTTCGGCCCGGTGCTGTGCGTGCTGCGCGCGGAGACGTACGAGGACGGCGTGGCGCTGATCAACGCCTCGCCGTTCGGCAACGGCACGGCGATCTTCACCCGCGACGGCGGTGCGGCCCGCCGCTTCCAGCTGGAGATCGAGGCCGGCATGGTCGGCGTCAACGTGCCGATCCCCGTGCCGGTGGGCTACCACTCCTTCGGCGGCTGGAAGGACTCGCTCTTCGGGGACCACCACATCTACGGCAACGACGGCGTGCACTTCTACACCCGGGGCAAGGTCGTCACCACCCGCTGGCCCGACCCGGCGGACGCCCCGGCGGGCGTGGACCTGGGCTTCCCGCGCAACCACTGAAACGCGTGTGACGCGGCCCGTGCGGATCCCGCACGGGCCGCGTCTCAGTAACGGTCGTCCAACGCGAGGACCATGGCGCGCAGTTCGCGCGCGGCGCGACGGGGAAGGGCCAGCACGGCGCCTTCGAGCATGTCACGCGCGCGGAGGGGATCACCGCAGCAGAGCCACTCGGTACAGCCGTCCTCGTCGTCGCGCCACAGCCGCCGGTCGGGCCGGCCGACGAAGGTGCGCCACAAGTCGAGGGACTCGCCGACGGCACCGGTCCACAGGTAGTTGCGGGTCTCCTCGATGCGCACGATCTCGTACTGCGTGTGCCGCGAGATCCCGTG
Coding sequences within:
- a CDS encoding heavy metal translocating P-type ATPase; the protein is MTCASCAARVEKKLNRMDGVTATVNYATEKARVSYPAGTEVADLIATVVKTGYTAEEPPPPAPAPDPAQPAAAEAGPGPAPEQDALRRRLVVSALLAAPVVLLSMIGPLQFDNWQWLSLTLAAPVVVWGALPFHRASWTNLRHGAATMDTLVSTGTLAAFGWSLWALFFGTAGMPGMRHGFDLTAGRTDGASVIYLEVAAGVTVFILLGRYLEARSKRQSGAALRALMDMGAKDVAVLRDGTEVRVPVDRLAVGDRFVVRPGEKIATDGVVVEGASAVDASMLSGESVPVDVWPGEPVTGATLNTAGRLVVEATSVGADTRLARMAKLVEDAQNGKAQVQRLADRISAVFVPVVLLIAAATLGAWLGATGDATAAFTAAVAVLIIACPCALGLATPTALMVGTGRGAQLGILIKGPEVLESTRRVDTVVLDKTGTVTTGRMTLQGVHPAETADATELLRLAGALEQASEHPVARAVAEGAAARVQGPLPATEDFVNMPGLGVRGVVEGHEVLAGRARLLEEAGVELPEELLRTAAGAGGLTAVFAARDGKALGVLTVADAVKDTSAEAVRELRALGLAPVLLTGDTRAVAEKVAAEVGVTEVYAEVVPEEKVSLVERLQAQGRTVAMVGDGVNDAAALATADLGLAMGTGTDVAIEAGDLTLVRGDLRVAADAIRLARRTLATIKGNLYWAFGYNVAALPLAASGLLNPMIAGFAMAFSSVFVVFNSLRLRSFS
- a CDS encoding heavy-metal-associated domain-containing protein, which translates into the protein MTAETKAGLEIVDTAATGSCCSSTGSCHDAATDAQTDGITTVYQVTGMTCGHCEGAVSSEISELPGVSSVTAVAATGQVTVVSKAPLDEAAVRAAVDEAGYELVGRA
- a CDS encoding helix-turn-helix transcriptional regulator, which produces MTDRRLWSYKDIAAHIKVQPDTVRSYRKHGLLPPPDHVEAGKPYWYADTVRRWVANRPGNRGRRE
- a CDS encoding sugar phosphate isomerase/epimerase family protein; translated protein: MTSSVPALNRIRVGSAPDSWGVWFPDDPRQVPWQRFLDEVADAGYEWIELGPYGYLPTDPARLAEETRRRGLKVSAGTVFTGLHRGPAVWDETWAHVSDIAALTQAMGASHLVVIPSFWRDDKTGRVLEDRTLTPQQWRDLTSQTERLGHEVRERYGLRIVVHPHADTHIDTEENVTRFLDATDPDRVSLCLDTGHYAYCGGDSVKLIETYGERIGYLHLKQVDPAVLARVVAEEVPFGPAVGRGVMCEPPAGVPALEPVLTAAQSLGVDLFAIVEQDMYPCPPDKPFPIAERTRGFLRSCGV
- the iolC gene encoding 5-dehydro-2-deoxygluconokinase; the protein is MPQPYDVITMGRIGVDLYPLRAGVPLAQVDTFGKFLGGSAANVAVAAARLGRRTALITRTGQDAFGEYLHQALREFGVDDRWVAPVGRYPTPVTFCEIFPPDHFPLYFYRQPKAPDLEIRESELDLEQIRAARVFWVTGTGLCAEPSRSATLAALEHRARSGTTVFDLDWRPMFWPDQDPDEARPHYARALAHATVAVGNLEECEVATGEHEPDAAARALLAAGVELAVVKQGPKGVLALHRDGTRAEVPPVPVDVVNGLGAGDAFGGALCHGLLAGRELEQTMRYANAAGAIAAARLACSTAMPYAHEVETVLAGGPPPPDPSPPPAPGPPPALGPPPAPGPPPAPPGSAPAPPGASRPAPRPAPPKTVRGEARGEPS
- a CDS encoding Cgl0159 family (beta/alpha)8-fold protein, translated to MSRVDIAELVGIRTRHPEAVAEAAVRRRRRPALLGAGGRLMIIAADHPARGALAVGDRRLAMANRLDLLERLCLALSRPGVDGVLATADILDDLLLLGALDDKVVMGSMNRGGLAGAAFELDDRFTGHRARDLERLGFDAGKLLLRIDYDDPASLDTLDAAARAVDEMAERRLPVFIEPFICHRTDGRLRNDLSAEAVTLSIAIASGLAGTSAYSWLKVPVTDDPDDMRTVLETSTLPAVLLGGEIGDDQEGAYEKWRGALQLPTVQGLVVGRSLLYPVDGDVAGAVDTAVGLL
- the iolB gene encoding 5-deoxy-glucuronate isomerase, producing MDDNSRQQRLHLPAGSAARAPYALSIGPDQAGWEYSALRVLELPPGGSHLLTAGDSEWIVLPLTGGCTVQTQGETFELHGRKSVFGAVSDFAYVPRDARAQIASGAGGRFALAGARCERRLPARYGPAPEVPVEARGSGSQAREVHNFAAADAFECDRLIAVEVLTPGGNWSSYPPHKHDEHRPGEESELEEIYYFEIEDDGLGYQRVSPSRPGGADLLAEVRSGDAVLVPDGWHGPSVAEPGHTMYYLNVMAGPGDDRQWLIRFHPDRTEGYR
- the iolD gene encoding 3D-(3,5/4)-trihydroxycyclohexane-1,2-dione acylhydrolase (decyclizing), whose translation is MTTRRLTTAQALVAFLARQYTERDGRRHRLIGATWGIFGHGNVAGVGQALLEAQSDMPYLQGRNEQAMVHAAVGHARQSRRLSAQAVTTSIGPGATNLVTGAALATINHLPVLLLPGDTFATRPADPVLQQLEVPYAGDVSVNDCLRPVSRWFDRIVRPEALVPAALQAVRVLTDPAQTGAVTLALPQDVQAEAYDWPEEFFTERTWRIRRPRPDAEALAEAARALRSARRPLLVAGGGVHHSEAEEALRAFAEATGVPVASTQAGKGSLPYDHPCDIGGIGHTGTATADDLARTADLVIGVGTRWSDFTTASSTLFRNEAVRFVNLNITAFDAHKLAGLSVVADARAGLEELTAALGDHRVDAGYRAEYTSAKKAWEERVTAAFTASDPDAAPTQAQVLGALDALVTGDDILINAAGSLPGDLHKLWRSRSADQYHVEYGYSCMGYEIPAAIGVAMAAPGRPVWALVGDGTYLMNPTEIVTAVQEGVPIRMVILQNHGYASIGGLSESVGAERYGTAYRHRAADRSFTGPPLPVDLAANAESLGMRVIRARSVRDLREALAEARAADVPTCVYVETATADTVSGPPGAQAWWDVPVAETATRPSAVKAREEYDRQAAARRRHL
- the mmsA gene encoding CoA-acylating methylmalonate-semialdehyde dehydrogenase, which translates into the protein MTKTVNHWIGGKTVEGASGNWGPVTDPATGAVTTRVALASADEVGAAVAAAREAYTTWGTSSLAQRTAVLFRYRALLDAHRDDIAALITAEHGKVHSDALGEVARGLEIVELACGITTQLKGELSTQVSNRVDVSSIRQPLGVVAGITPFNFPAMVPMWMFPLAIACGNTFVLKPSEKDPSAANLLAELAAQAGLPDGVLNVVHGDKVAVDALLAHPDVAAVSFVGSTPIARYIHTTASANGKRVQALGGAKNHMLVLPDADLDAAADAAVSAAYGSAGERCMAISAVVAVGAIGDELVDKIRERAEKIKIGPGDDPASEMGPLITAAHRDKVASYVTGAAAQGAEVVLDGTGYSVDGFEDGHWIGLSLLDKVSTDCDAYRDEIFGPVLCVLRAETYEDGVALINASPFGNGTAIFTRDGGAARRFQLEIEAGMVGVNVPIPVPVGYHSFGGWKDSLFGDHHIYGNDGVHFYTRGKVVTTRWPDPADAPAGVDLGFPRNH